Part of the Leishmania infantum JPCM5 genome chromosome 34 genome, CAAAGCCAAGCCGTCTTCcgtccaccgccgctgcccgtcgAGCGATTGTGCAGTCATCGTCTACGACCGAAGTGGAAGCTGCGCCGGGCGACGTGGACTCGCCGTACCCTGCTGCCGATGTCGAGGCGTTGGTGGAGCGGGCGAGGCAGCTTGAGATCGATCGTGACCACCTCATAGAAACGTTGCGGAGCCTTCATCTCTCTCAGCAGAAGCATTGCACACAAGAAAGGCCGCAGCCACTGCATGCAGCCTCCACAGCAGACTCTGTATTACTGCCCTcctcggcaccgccggcgccctCCTTCACCGTTGCCGAGCAGCTGGAAGGGCGGTGCGCCTCtctggagaaggaggtgcATCGGCTGGAGAAGTTTGTGGTTGCGCTACAAGACGAGCGACACCAGCTTCTGGATAATATGAAACGTAGTATGTTTCGTTACAGAGCATGATGCGCAACGCCGAAGAAGTGAAAAGCAGCGGAATCAAGGGCAATACCGtccgcgcgcagctgtggGATAATAGggtgtgcggcgctgcgcacggccTCCGTGCTCGACTGTATCATGTGTCGTTATCTGTTTTGCGTTCACCTGAGCCtcgtctctgtctctctctcgccccctctccctctttgaaaggtgctgcgtgtgccgtCATATGGGCGGGAGAGACGCGTTGGCCATGGCGGGTGGCAcggggccgcggccgccgtggtcGCACGCACTTCAGCCGAGGGCTCCTAAACCGCACAAGACGGGAAACGAAAAAACaaggaaaaagggggaaaggcctcctccgcccccccctcctcctcctcctcatcctgcctccctctttgATGCGCAGCCCCTTTAGTTGTGGTTTTGTTTTTTAGCGatgtcgctctctctctctctcttctcgcctcccctctctctctcacgcaccgttcacacatacacacacacgtccgTCCGTGGaacaaagagaaaaaagcAGGTCGAAGGGGAAGGGTCTGCACAAACACCGCTCGCCATCGTGAATTTTATGCACTGTGTCAAGGGCGCGTAGGCGCAGTAGCGACAGATAATGtttggcggtggtgaggagTACTTCCAGGACCCCCCGGAGATCGATCGGGACACGCTTGGTCGCTACGCCACCTTCTGCGCTCGCCTACGCGCCATTGAGAAACCTGGCAAAAGGACCATCACCGAAGCCGCCACTCTGGCGCGCGAAGTCGGCGACACCCTCCTTGACTACGAGCTCGTCGTCGGTGCACTCTTCCGACATATCAAGACGTGGACAGGCCAGAAGCAACTCGCGTGCTGGTATATACTTGACAAGCTGTGTAAGGAGGACCGTGACAAGTACGGCTACACTGCCGGCAAGTACATACTAGAGGTCGGGCGAGACCACATCCCTTACGAGGATGCTGATCTCGCCGGCAAGTACGAGAGCCTCGTGGAGCACTGGGAAAATGTTTTTCCGCGTCATGTCGTCGATGCGCTGTGGATCGCCAAAAAGGAGCGCCTTTGGGCCGTCGACCACCCGACCgaggtgaagcagcagcagcaggcggaagaggaggagtgggcgcgcgaggaggaggtgatgcaGGACGAAGACGGCCTTAACGACTTTGGCCAGCCATGCATCGACTACCTGCAGGGACACTGCAGCTGGGGCGACAGCTGTCGTCTGTACCACCCGCCCGGTGAGGAGGGCTCGCTGCCAGCAGAGTGCCGGATGGGGGACTGGAAGTGCTCGGCATGCGGCGTCATCAATCGGCACTTTCGACGTCGGTGCTCCAACTGCGTGCGTGAGAAGCCGCAGTACAAGAAAGGGCGCGTACCGTCAGCGGAGGATAAGCTGCTCTGCACGCCAGACCCGGCAGTGACGGCCGCCTTTCATCAGCAGTTTGGTTACAACCCGTACATGCCAGCGGAGGCGGTAGCGCACTTCAAGCTGCGCCTAGAGGGTGTGTCGGCGGAGGAGTACCGCAAggagcgcgcggcagcgtaCCGCGTGCGCATTCTCGGCAAGGCTCCCACTAACCCCGTCGAGGAGCGTTGCAAGGCGACGAAGCACTTCCCCGACATCGACATGGAGCCAGACGAGGAGTACGAGGTGGGCACGGACGGGCTCGtggcgaagcggcagcgcaccgagAGCCTCGTGCCCGCGAACGCCTCGCCCAATAGCGCTATCGCgcttctcgcgcagctcgtcaTGGAACGTGGCATTTTGGACCCGACCGTCCCGCAAATTTTCGGCGAGCTTTCCCGGTACATCCGCCAGGCTGCTGGTGACCCAGCAATGGAGCTCAACGAAACTcaggcggaggtgctgctgtctGCTTGCAAGCTGGGCTTCACCGCGTGGAATGCGAACAAAGGCGCCGTTCCTTCCGTCGCCACTTTCTTCAAGGCAGTTCGGCATAATGAAAGTAAGCTGGGGCTCTCCAGTgagcaggcggagcagctggagtCCATGGCCAGCATGTTCTTGGCGTGAGAAACGCGAAGAAAACCAAAGAGGAAGTCcatcttgtgtgtgtgtgtgtgttacaAGTCTCCTTTTGCGCTTGTTTTGCGTCACCGCGAGAACACGCGCatacagacacgcacacacacagacacgcacacacacacatcactACCCGGTTGAAGCCAGGCAGGAAGGTGAaagggtgtgtgcgcggtaTCGTCTCGTCGGCACGCCCTCGTGGCGTcgctttcttgtgtgtgtgcgtgtgtgttgagCAGTGCTGTGCGCGGAACATGGAGGAATGTCAGTTGCCTGTTTGACGTACGCATatgaaaggaaaaaaaaactaagAGAACAAGACGGTGTGGTGGCACTCATGAATTCTCTCACCTCTGCGTAGATGTATAGAGTGGTACcattttcttttctgtgcgCGTTTGCGTGTATCAAGGGAGGCGAATCCATATGCGACTTTGCCGCTGTTGTTCGCCGGCATTCATTGACTGTCCGCAGCCCCCACAAGGTGCGAGTATGATCCCCTCGTCGCAGTTCAACTTGTTTTATTTTTTTACGAGCAATGATGGGcttgtctctctcgcgcgcgccgcttctccctctccctctcccgcctcctGTTTTTGGTTTCCGCCCCTCATGTCACCGTGCAGAGGAAACAACCAGGTGAAAAGGGGAACAATAATTAGAAGGGCGCCGCTTGGCATCTACACAGCAAACTACCGCCAGCATCACCACATCAGGTAGCCATCACATCTTGCTAgcgagacacacgcacacacatatatacatatacgcatacatgcatgcgcacacacgttACTCAGCGGTCTTgttgcccctctcccctctttgcTCGGGCTCACCCACACATCTCTGCATACGAGCGAGCACGCCGAACGCACCTCccgtgcagcgctgcttccACCCCGCCTCCTGTCTGTGACTCGAGTCTgaccctcctcctttttgcCGGCACACAACGCAAAGCACGAGCGCTTGGGTCAACGGTGCTGTGCGCGTTGATCACTGCCGTCGTACGTCGCATCTTTTCTTTATTCGTACCATCGCACTCGCTGCGTGTATCTCGCCTACGTGAAGGGAAGTCAGTTCGCCTTCTGttcactgccgccgttgccgaaGCCTCGTTGAGCGCCTCATCACTTTTCTGTGTTTTTCtccttcgtctctctcccttgtcCCGTGAAGTCGATGACCTCTGTAATCCTCGTGAACCCCATCGCCTTTGGGCCAAATCCGAAGACGAAGGACAACGCCCTGATTCAGTCCATGCACGTCGGCAACGCGAAGGCTGACATGGATCGCTCGCAGGTCTGCGCGCTTGTAACCGAACTAGAGTCCTTCTTCAAGGTGAGCTGCGGCGTCCGCACCGTCGTCGTTCACCAATCCCGCGAGCCGAAACTGTGCCGggtgacgctggaggagcgcggTGAGAGTGTCTGTGTCGCGGACAGCCTCTCCGTCCACAATGTCGtcgacggcaacggcgtcaTTCAGCGCCATCTTGTTGTCTTTTACCCGATGAATCCGTTCCGCCAAGGTGAGCTGGCCCGCAAGCAGCTTGTCAACCACATCACcaaggcagcggaggagaatGCCGCGATCGAGCTGATTGATCTGCGGCCTtttgaggaggagggcaaaTACCTGGAGGGGTCGGGCTCTCTCATCTTTTCGCCCGGCGGCAGGTACGTGTACACGGCCGTTTCTCAGCGTAGCCATCCCGATGTGTTGGAGGCGCTGTGCCGGCCAGAAAACCTGAACATTCCTCCTGAAAATCGCTTTCTTCTGCGCTGCAAGAACGCGATACCGCACACGAACTTGCTGGGGTGGTGCGGCACGGGTATCTGCGCCTGGGCCATCAGCAGCCTTGTCTTcgatgtggaggaggaggaggtggcctTCTACGACCACCTGTCCGCCGTCTACTCCTGCGTCCTGGAACTGagtgaggcggaggtggagaagtTTGCGGCGAGTGCGCTGGAGGTGCCTGTGCAGCCACAGAGTGGGAGCGCAGGCAACGCGCACTACGTTTTGGTAATCTCAGAAACGGCCCTGGCGGGACTCACTTCCAAGAACCGTGAGCTGCTCATAGACTGGTACGGCGAAGAGAACGTGCACACCTTCTACGGCGAAGTcctcgagcgccgctgcggtacCTCGCTGCCTTCCTGCATTGCTGCCTCCTACACACTGGGGTCTCGGCCGCCTTTGCCATCGCAGCCGTCCACAATTGAGTTGCTGCGGCTCGGTGCCGATAGCTGAGGCGGCGTGGTGCTCTGATGGATGCAAACGCCCCTTCACATCCCTCGACGCTCCAGCGCGTTCTTTTTCGTTGTGCATGTGTCGGTGGTTTCCCTTTTCCCACGTATTAGCACGTCACTCTGTGCGTTTTCTGTTAGCGTGTCTGCGCCCACCCATCTcttacgcacacacgctcgcatgcaccccacccccgccccctcctcctcggctttGTCCATACCGCTGCCGTCTGGTGCcacgcgcctgctgctgaaAGGCCTAGCTAcggtgatgtgtgtgtgtgtgtgtgtgttggagagagggacgatATTGGAAGTGGGCGGGGCATTAGAGGTGTGAGAGCACAGAATCCGCAGCGTGAAATGGGCTCTGCGGCCTCCTGGAAGATCTTTTCTTATTTCTTTTTTGGTTTTCAAAGATAAGAAATGGCGAACGAAAGGAAAAACGCTGGTGCTCGTGAACCACTCAAAGTGACGCGCACTGCTGTGTACCTCAGGATGGGTCGAACTTGTTGCCCGCCACACGCCGACGCACGAGCACGTTGCGGGATACCACGCGCCATAATTTGGCACCGGTGCACCCTTGATGAAAGCAATGAGGTACACAGGGACGCCCAACCACGCCCTCTCTTAGGCGTACCCGCAAATTCTTTCCCCTCACTAGACGAAACCTCTCACCTCCCGTGTTGAAGATGCGCTCATTCAAGGTTTGCTTGTTCAGTTTCGCATTTGCATGCCCCTGCTGTCGTGGTGTAGTGCGCCGTGTTCGAGCCGTGCGTGGCCACCTCGTTGTcgtctccccccccctccaccttcCCTCTTACTGTTGCTCTCACAGCCTCTCGCGGTCCTGGCACTggatacacacacagtggagatggaggagggtgAAGAGAAGAACGGTTGATCGTGTGACGGTTCGTTTCACCAGGCGCACGTGTGGGTGGTCGCCCTCTTTTGCTTGTATCCATCCTGCAGACAGCACAAACGCCTtcgcacaggcgcacacacgcgcgaaaGAGAGTAAGGTCTGTCAAGACGAtgaagcaaaaaaaaaaaacggaaatACACGGCTCGTATGAAAAGGAAGAAAATGCGTCTCTCTGCTTGTAATGTGCGGACGGTCGCTGGGGGCGGCattctccctcctcttctctgttgTGTGCATGAACGTGCACGTTTAGAATGATTATCGTGCTTCGGTGGTCACCCGTTGCATGTGCTTGGGTGCAGCACGTTACTCGCTTCTCGCTCTCGTtacacctccctccccctccctattttttttgttccccTCTTTTTCGTCGTGTTGTGCCTTTATGTGGTTGCCATCTCGATTCCTCTTTTCCTTGTCATGTTTCTCCTCCGCTCGCGTGGTCGTCTCGGAGAGACAGCTTCCCACCTTACAGCGTCCCCCACGCACATCTCTTTTCTCCTTTGGTTCCCTTCACTGTCCGTAGAGGCGCATGGGAAGGTCGAGTTGCCGCGCTGCAAGATTGGCAACAACGGAAAAAACTGAAGTGCAGAGGCGACTAGTggccaccccccccccacacaaaaaaaagatcGAACGCCGGAAAGGGAAAGGAATGTCATACGCCAGTTACTACcagaggggggggtggcgAAGTGCCTTCGCGTATGCCTCTGTACACCACTTCCGTagttttttgttgttggtcGGTAGGTCTGCCCTCGTATGCTCTTTGCTGGCCCTGTCTGTGTTTCGCCAGCTTCATGTCGTCTTTTGCGCTTGCAGCGCTCTCGATaacgagaagaaaaagagaaacaagGACGAAGAAAGCGTCGCGAAAGTGGCGGGGTGCTATGGTAAAGAAGACGGCACAGCCTCTCCCTAGCAGGCTCTCCTTGCTGGGAGGGGCCACGAGCGAGAGTTGCCGGAGCCACTCAATCGGGTCCTGTTCGCTCGTGCCCTTCTGGGGACTGCTGTTTCGTCTCTAGACGAGCAGCTGAAGGTGATGGAGGGAATCGCAATGCGTGCGAAGTTATCCTCGCCTCCTTTTCGGAGTGCATATAagctatatatatatatatgtgtgtgtgtgtgtgtgtatctgtgtcGGGGACGTCCTCTGCAAGGCAGCACCTCTCCCTTCAACGCTCTCtactcctccctcctctctcccctcaaTCCTTTTCTGCAATGCGGTCACACAATCATTATActgatatatatatatatagtaATACGGGCTTCGATAATACATCGCACACGAAGGTGAGATAGCAGAAGCACAAATCACATCCCCGCCACCTCTGCTCCCTTCCTCAGGAGCGATGCCTACACAAGAAGAGCCTCCACAGCAGACCCGTTTGCTCTTGCGTCGCACGCTGAGCACCCGATTTCCCCTTATTCTTGGTGAGATGCGGCTGCCCAGTATGGCCCCTAGTCCGAGCATTCCCTATGAtgtgctgcttcgccgctACGTGGACCTGCGCGACGCGGCCCGAGATCTGATCTCTGCCGACCCGAGGCAGTCGCTCAATGTGCACGACACCTATCTGCGTCTCTGTCAAGCCCATGGCTACCCGCTAGACAATCACTACCTGGGCTACCTCGCTCGGTACGCCACGGTGCAAGCCGCTATTACGAGCGGCTCAGCCCGAGATGTGGTGGACAAGGTGCGTCATCTCGATTTTCTTCCCACCTATGTTGGCAAGCTCGCGTGGATGCCCATCTTCGTTACCCTCTCCGACTGCGTTCTCCTTCACTCTTTGTCACTGTCGAGCCAGCAGCTGGACAGTGATTTAGTGCTTCTCCTTGCCCAcagcctccctcctctcgtgCAACTTGCCTGCCTGGACGTATCTGGCAATCCGATCGGCTGCACCGGTGTGCAGGCTCTCATACGGCTCGTGAagtcctctccctctctgacGCAGTGCAACATACACGGCTCTGCATCGATTGCACCTCTGACAAGGCGGCTCGAGGCCGCATTGGCTCGCAATCAAGAGCGCACATCTccgacagcggtggcgagcCAGTGATGGTGCCGGCAATGTCAGCAGCGCACGGGTGTACTTCCTGTACAGTATTCGCTCCTCTCACGGCACGCCCATGCGAGGAAGGGCTACCGTCTGTCGATGTGCTTGTATGTTGTGCCGTCCTTTCTTTGTGTActgctctctcgccctcgcgACTTGTATGTCTTATTATCTGATCTTTCTTTTCCGTGGAACTGGAACGACTGCGCCGTGGCCTCGTGGAGGACATCAAGGACTGcactacacacacacacacacgcacgcacgcacacatacaagGTAAAAACAGAGAACTGGTATTCGGGCAGTCGACAGGACGCTCTTTCTATGCGGCATCGTGCGCACAGTGTACTCCGTCGTAGGCAGTATCGTTGATGTTGTTTTTGCGAGTGCGGGCGTGGTCGTCTGGCATACGatgccgctctctcccttttgtgtgtgtgtgtgtgtgtgtgtgtgtgtgtgcgtgtgtgtgcgtgtgtcttgcATTGGGCAAGTGCATCAGCACGTCGTGCTCGCTGGGTGAGTACTCATGTTCACAGTCTCACACTTTTCTACACGTCTGCTGGTGCCGCGCCTTCCTCTTCGCGCTTTGCTCTCCCATGAGACGCTCCCACATCTTCAGTTGACctcgccgcgccgcgtgcggGGTCATGGCGGTGCCCAAATCCCacttctcttccctctctctctgccgttCTTCAGAGTCATCGCGTGCGAGTGCTGGCGCACTCGATAGCACAAAGACaccacgcacagacgcgccTCCAGTGGGCAGGACTCATGCTCGCTCGTCTTGCGTGGCCAACGAGTCGCCTCGCCATCGCAGCGACCGGCAGCTCTGTGCCTCTGTGCCGGGGTCGTCTCGcaggcgtcgcagcagcgctgggcGCCCCGTCTTTCGTTAGCGCAGCACTTGTGTCACAACGATGGGCCAGCTCGGATGGTATTGGCAACAACGCCAGCACCGGAGACTCTAGCACGGGTACTGCAGCAATTGCTGATCTGAGCGAGAAGGAACTGGTTGAGCTCAACAAGGAGGCCGCGGAGGCCTTCGAAAAGGGCGAATTTTCCTCGGCCATCGAAGCGTGGGAGAAGGTGGCACAGTCGAAGCAGCACACCCCAAACAGCCCCACCCTCATGAGCTGCCTCAACAACCTCGCTTGCGCGTACGGTGAGATGGGTGACAGCATACGAAAGCTGAAGCTACTGGAGAGATCTCGAGACCTGGTTCAAGCAGTGTACGGCACCGACCACCCGCAATATGGCATGGTCTTGTATAACATGGCCTGCGCCAAGGAGGAGATGGGCCTCTATGCTGATATGAAGCAGCTGCTTGAGCAGTCGCTCGCTCTCCATGAGAAGCGTTTCAACCCACGACATGCCAAGGTCGGTCGCGTTCTGCTgttgctcgccgccgcccacggcCATCTTGGCGAGCACGAAGCCCAGCTGCGTACAGCCGAGCGTGCGTACGAGATTGTGAAGCGTCACTGCGGCCCTGAACACGTGCAGACAACCATTGCGATGATGACTCTCGGTCGAGCCTACGGTGCGGCGGGGCAGGTGGAGCgacagctgcagctcgcACAGGCAGCCTACAGCATTCAAGAGAGGCGGCTTGGCCCAATGAGCCCGCAGCTGGCCATGACTCTGCTGGAGGTTGCCGAAGCGCACAGGGTCAACGGCGATTTCTACAATcagaaggcgctgctcgagcaggctgtggagctgcagcagcgggcctttgggcagcagcacacccaACTCATTGACACATACATCGCACTCGGTGACGCCTGCGGGCAGCTGGAAAATCCGAAATCGCAAGCGCAGTACTACCTTGAGGCGCTCAAGATTGCACGTCAGCGCTTCCAAGGAAGGCACATTGCCATCGGCAAGGCTGCAGTgagcgccgcccgcgcgTACCTCTCTCATGGCAACAAGGCGAAGGCGCAAGCGTTGTTGGACGAGGCGCTGTCTATTGTGAAGCGCAACGTGAGCCCGGAGCACCCTCTCTCCAAGCAGCTGGCCAAGGTCGCaaaggaggtggcgcggtAGTGGCACCGCACCTCTGGAAtcatttgtgtgtgtgtgtgtgtgtttgtggcGAAGTGTGTTGGGGTGTTGCTTGCGAATGAGGTGGCcctgctccgccgcgccggGGCCGTGAGAAAaggtgggagggaggcggtgaCGCATCGCTGGTGCGCCACAGTTTCgacctctttctctctccctttccccttgAACCGCATCATGCACTTGTGTGCTTCTTCACGCCTTTGTAGCGTAAGGCAGTGCAAAGTCATGAGGTACCGGAAGGGGAAACGAAGCAAACTGCGCTGTCGGAGTTGATCTGCGCTCAGCCGGTCTGTGTCGCCATGATCGTGTTTGACTGCTCTGACGTCGAGCCTGAGGCCGAACGGCGCGCATGCCGTAGAGCGAGTGGACATGTGCGTCGATGTATGGCTTTCCTCACTCCTTCACGAGCATCCCTCCCGTTCAACTCAAGCACACCCTCTCTCATATATACACCCCTTTTGCACACCTGTGACAGCACGCCGCCActctgcgcacacgcatacttGCACAAGCACGTACTATCGCTCGCTTGTTGCAAGCTCATTTCCATAGAGAAGGGTCCTCGTTCACACAAGCACGCCCATAAAACCGCCCGCACATAGTGGAGTAAGAGTGCCGTCTTCACCCGGGCTGTCGCGTGTTTAACGGTGCAGCAGTCCGACACACATACGCGGCACACCTAATCCAGCAGCCAGTCGATCTCTCTAACATATTTTATCTTCCGTCTTTTCTCCGAGAAAGGCACTCGGCTGCCGGTGTCGGTTCAGCGTTCGGTTCCTGCATTGACTAGTGACCGCGAGCTCCATCTGGCTAACTCCACGCGTGCCCGTCTTATTGCACGTCTACCGAATAATCGCTCTCTTCACAGCACGATGTCCGGCATCAAGATCGAGGAGGTCATCTCGACCACCAAGAAGGAGCGGGTGGCAGCGCACAGCCATGTGAAGGGGCTCGGCCTTAACCCGGACGGGACGACGAAGCACATCGCCGACGGTTTCGTTGGAcaggagaaggcgcgcgaggcggccggcatTGCGGTGGAGCTGATCCGCTCCAAGAAGATGGCAGGTCGGGCGCTACTGTTTGCGGGGCCGCCGGGCACCGGCAAGACGGCGCTGGCCCTCGGTATTGCCAAGGAGCTGGGGCCCAAGGTGCCCTTCTGCCCGATGGTCGGCAGCGAGGTGTACAGCgcggaggtgaagaagacggAGGTTCTCATGGAGAACTTCCGCCGCGCCATCGGGCTACGCATCAAGGAGAACAAAGAGGTGTACGAGGGAGAGGTGACtgagctgcgcgccgaggAGACGGACAACCCGCTCGGCGGCTATGGCAAGTCCATCTCGCATGTCATCATCACCCTCAAGTCGCAGAAGGGGTCCAAGTTGCTGAAGCTGGATGCGGCCATCTACGAGAGcctggagaaggagaaggtgTCCGTCGGTGACGTCATCTACATCGAGGCAAGCTCTGGCGCTGTGAAGCGGGTGGGCCGCAGCGATGCGTACATCGGTGACCACGACCTGGAGGCGGACGAGTACGTTCCGATCCCGAAGGGAGACGTGCACaagaagaaagaggtgaTTCAGGACGTAACGCTGCACGATCTCGACATGGCAAACGCCAAGCCTAGTCAGGGACAGG contains:
- a CDS encoding putative ruvb-like 1 DNA helicase, producing the protein MSGIKIEEVISTTKKERVAAHSHVKGLGLNPDGTTKHIADGFVGQEKAREAAGIAVELIRSKKMAGRALLFAGPPGTGKTALALGIAKELGPKVPFCPMVGSEVYSAEVKKTEVLMENFRRAIGLRIKENKEVYEGEVTELRAEETDNPLGGYGKSISHVIITLKSQKGSKLLKLDAAIYESLEKEKVSVGDVIYIEASSGAVKRVGRSDAYIGDHDLEADEYVPIPKGDVHKKKEVIQDVTLHDLDMANAKPSQGQDALSIVSSMMRHKKTEVTEKLRQEINKVVNKYIDQGVAELVPGVLFIDEVHMLDIECFTYLNKALESTLAPVVIFATNRGSCRIRGTEIRAPHGMPTDLLDRLLIIRTMNYDVSEITSIVEIRAHVEGVKISEAALTKLGIIGESTSLRFVAQLLTPALIIAETNGREMIEEEDVDLVAELFKDGKASARLLQDHAEEYVYQ